The following proteins are encoded in a genomic region of Methylobacterium tardum:
- a CDS encoding aspartate/glutamate racemase family protein — MQDPGAVRSARILVINPNSSPSVTAAIDTALDPLRLAGGPAIVVTDLPEGPASIASQQDADSVVIPLARRIASDAADAFVIACFSDPGLHTAREVAGGRPVMGIAEWGILRSLTLGERFGIVALSEGSVRRQRRMVRQIGVGERYAGSRPVEARADETAGAAIRDRLITAARILVERDGADAIVLGCAGMAPHRAAIEQAIRCPVVEPCQQAVAAALGAVLLRTAT; from the coding sequence ATGCAAGATCCCGGCGCCGTCAGGTCCGCGCGCATCCTGGTCATCAACCCGAACTCCTCTCCAAGCGTGACCGCCGCCATCGACACGGCGCTGGATCCGCTGCGTCTGGCCGGCGGCCCCGCCATCGTGGTGACGGACCTGCCCGAGGGGCCGGCAAGCATCGCGTCCCAGCAGGACGCCGATTCTGTAGTGATACCGCTCGCCCGCCGCATCGCGTCCGATGCGGCGGACGCCTTCGTCATCGCCTGCTTCAGCGACCCGGGTCTGCACACCGCCCGCGAGGTCGCCGGGGGCCGGCCCGTGATGGGCATCGCCGAGTGGGGCATCCTCCGATCGCTCACCCTCGGCGAGCGTTTCGGCATCGTCGCTCTGTCGGAAGGCAGCGTGAGGCGCCAGCGCCGGATGGTCCGCCAGATAGGCGTCGGCGAACGCTACGCTGGCAGCCGGCCCGTGGAGGCGCGGGCGGACGAGACCGCGGGCGCGGCCATCCGCGATCGTCTGATCACAGCGGCGCGGATCTTGGTCGAGCGAGACGGCGCCGACGCCATCGTACTCGGCTGCGCCGGCATGGCGCCACACAGGGCCGCGATCGAGCAGGCGATCAGGTGCCCGGTCGTCGAGCCCTGCCAGCAGGCGGTGGCGGCCGCTCTCGGTGCGGTTCTGCTCCGCACGGCCACTTAG
- a CDS encoding amidohydrolase family protein yields the protein MHGEAADGTTSVTRVTGARWVVAWDPENGGHVYQTGAEVVFADGVLTHVGPGYAGPPPARTIDAAGCLIMPGLADIHTHLFSEPMNKGMWDEVGSPRLYNTSLYEYLPILRPDAEGTRAAYGVALAELALSGVTTVCDLALPSEGWLDLLGASGLRVCIAPMFRSGRWLTRNGHSVEYEWDVAAGQRGLEQALAEIEAAQRHPSGRLFGMLCPAQVDTCTAELLQDAHAEAVARDLRFHTHAALQSLSEFHEITRRTGMTPIEWLDDLGVLTERTIVGHGIFLDDHPWTHWHSPGSDMRRLAERGATVAHCPTVFARRGIALNHFGRYVQAGVNMGIGTDVYPHNMLDEMRLVSYLARVVAENPRDTRAADVFQAATVGGAKALGRTDIGRLAPGCKADFVLVDCAHPAMRPCRDPVQSLIYSAGDRAVRQVFVGGREIVRDGRALTIDYAAAAAALEEAQGRALAQIRQLDWAGRGPEAIAPPTFPGL from the coding sequence ATGCACGGCGAAGCTGCGGACGGGACGACGAGCGTCACGCGGGTGACGGGGGCCCGGTGGGTCGTCGCCTGGGACCCCGAGAACGGCGGACACGTCTACCAGACCGGCGCGGAGGTGGTGTTCGCTGACGGCGTTCTCACCCATGTCGGTCCGGGCTACGCGGGGCCGCCGCCCGCCCGGACCATCGACGCCGCCGGCTGCCTGATCATGCCGGGGCTCGCCGACATCCACACCCATCTGTTCTCGGAACCGATGAACAAGGGCATGTGGGACGAGGTCGGCAGCCCGCGCCTCTACAACACCTCGCTCTACGAGTATCTGCCGATCCTGCGGCCCGACGCGGAGGGCACTCGCGCCGCATACGGGGTGGCGCTCGCCGAGCTGGCGCTCTCGGGCGTCACCACCGTCTGCGATCTCGCGTTGCCGAGCGAAGGCTGGCTTGACCTCCTCGGCGCCTCGGGCCTGCGGGTCTGCATCGCCCCGATGTTCCGTTCCGGGCGCTGGCTGACCCGGAACGGCCACAGCGTCGAGTACGAGTGGGACGTGGCGGCGGGCCAGCGCGGCCTGGAGCAGGCGCTCGCCGAGATCGAGGCGGCGCAGCGCCATCCGAGCGGGCGCCTGTTCGGCATGCTGTGCCCGGCGCAGGTCGACACCTGCACGGCGGAGCTGCTGCAGGACGCTCACGCCGAGGCGGTCGCGCGCGACCTGCGCTTCCACACCCATGCGGCGTTGCAGTCCCTGTCAGAATTCCACGAGATCACCCGCCGCACCGGAATGACGCCGATCGAGTGGCTCGACGATCTCGGCGTGCTGACCGAGCGCACAATCGTGGGCCACGGGATCTTCCTCGACGACCATCCCTGGACCCACTGGCACAGCCCAGGCTCGGACATGCGCCGCCTAGCCGAGCGCGGCGCGACGGTCGCCCATTGCCCGACGGTCTTCGCCCGCCGCGGCATCGCGCTCAACCATTTCGGCCGCTACGTCCAGGCGGGGGTCAACATGGGCATCGGCACCGATGTCTACCCGCACAACATGCTCGACGAGATGCGCCTCGTCTCATACCTCGCCCGGGTCGTGGCCGAGAATCCCCGCGACACCCGCGCGGCGGACGTGTTCCAAGCTGCCACGGTGGGCGGTGCCAAGGCGCTCGGGCGCACCGACATCGGCCGGCTCGCTCCGGGCTGCAAGGCCGACTTCGTCCTCGTGGACTGTGCGCATCCGGCCATGCGCCCCTGTCGCGATCCCGTGCAGTCGCTGATCTACTCGGCGGGCGACCGCGCAGTCCGGCAGGTCTTCGTCGGCGGCCGCGAGATCGTGCGCGACGGCCGGGCCCTGACGATCGACTATGCCGCCGCCGCGGCGGCGCTGGAGGAGGCGCAGGGCCGCGCGCTCGCGCAGATCCGGCAGCTCGACTGGGCCGGGCGCGGCCCCGAGGCCATCGCGCCGCCGACCTTCCCGGGTCTGTGA
- a CDS encoding HAMP domain-containing protein yields MTPTTSQLEPKLLLKSLRAFRKGDFSARLPLDLTGIDGEIAEAFNDIAEFNQGLARELDRVARAVGKDGRINERGKLPAATGGWNDCVDSVNTMIGDLVQPTTEVARVIGAVAKGDLGQTMQLEIEGRPLRGEFLRIGKVVNTMVDQLNSFASEVTRVAREVGSEGKLGGQAQVKGVGGTWKDLTDNVNLMAANLTGQVRNIAEVTTAVANGDLSKKITVDVKGEILDLKSTINTMVDQLNSFASEVTRVAKEVGSEGKLGGQAQVKGVGGVWKDLTDNVNMMAENLTGQVRNIAEVTTAVARGDLSKKITVDVKGEILALKLTINTMVDQLNSFASEVTRVAREVGTEGKLGGQAQVEGVGGTWKDLTDNVNMMAANLTGQVRNIADVTTAVANGDLSKKITVDVRGEILELKNTINTMVDQLNSFASEVTRVAREVGSEGKLGGQAQVRGVAGTWADLTDNVNLMAANLTGQVRNIADVTTAVANGDLSKKITVDVKGEILELKNTINTMVDQLNSFASEVTRVAREVGSEGKLGGQARVEGVAGTWADLTDNVNLMAANLTGQVRNIADVTTAVANGDLSKKITVDVKGEILELKSTINTMVDQLNSFASEVTRVAREVGTEGKLGGQAQVKGVGGVWKGLTDNVNMMAANLTGQVRNIAEVTTAVANGDLSKKITVAVEGEILELKSTINTMVDQLNSFASEVVRVAREVGIEGKLGGQAQVRGVGGTWKDLTDNVNMMAANLTGQVRNIADVTTAVANGDLSKKITVDVKGEILELKSTINTMVDQLNSFASEVTRVAREVGSEGKLGGQAQVRGVGGTWKDLTDNVNMMAANLTGQVRGIADVVTAVAQGDLKRKLSVDAKGEIAALADTVNEMIETLATFADQVTNVAREVGVEGKLGGQARVPGAAGLWRDLTDNVNQLAANLTTQVRAIAEVATAVTKGDLARSISVEASGEVASLKDNINEMIRNLRDTTLKNAEQDWLKTNLAKFTRMLQGERDLATVSNLILSEIASLVNAQRGVFYMVEDEGGEPVLDLMASYAFTERKNLSNRYRLRQGLVGQCAFEKKRILLTHVPGDYITIGSALGEAPPLNIIVLPVLFEQEVRAVIELASFNRFSETHQSFLDQLTESIGIVLNTIAANMRTEGLLKQSQLLTGELQSRQEELKKTNDRLELQAASLQQSEDLLKNQRERLQQTNEELEEKARLLEIQKREVEGKNREVSIAKTALEEKAEQLSLTSRYKSQFLANMSHELRTPLNSLLILSKLLSENRDGNLTDKQREFAKTINAAGTDLLSLINDILDLSKIESGTVSLEIGDVTLQDLVENLNRTFRQLAEERHLAFVIDVEPGLPRAVRTDSKRLQQVLRNLLSNAFKFTEKGSVALKIGSAEGSPLRAGSQWMALSVTDTGIGIAEDKQRIIFEAFQQADGTTSRKYGGTGLGLAISREIARLLGGEIVVESRIGSGSTFTLFLPFEPPVQTGTGRAVEISEGNGTSALMGRQPNAAMALSASADDRHAIHPGDHIVLIVEDDAMFASVLLELARERGFKGLIAQDGAGALSLAHRFKPHAITLDIGLPDMDGWALLDLLKNDPRTRHIPIHVISVNDEKKRGLRAGAFGFLEKPVEREGLLRALERSKEFITRPVRNLLLVEDDENQRASITALMSEEDVKIFGVGTASAALEALTGGRFDCAIIDLGLPDIGGSELIERIRASQEGEELPIIVYTGRELTATEEQQLKQTASAIILKDTRSSERLLGETALFLHRAIASVPVDEQIRVERKEVASLQGCRVILVGDDLRNIFSLTSALEQHGLEVLFAENGHDGIELLKINPNIDAMLIDIMMPGMDGYETMRAIRAQSSFRSLPLIAVTAKAMKGDREKCLEAGASDYVSKPIDMDQLLAVLRVQLARRGEVMNGAAPVRGGAHDLERQTQ; encoded by the coding sequence ATGACGCCGACCACGTCGCAGTTGGAGCCGAAGCTCCTCCTGAAGAGCCTCCGCGCGTTTCGGAAGGGCGACTTCTCGGCCCGCCTGCCGCTGGACCTGACAGGCATCGATGGCGAGATCGCGGAAGCGTTCAACGACATCGCCGAGTTCAACCAGGGGCTCGCGCGGGAACTCGACAGGGTCGCGCGCGCGGTCGGCAAGGACGGGCGCATCAATGAGCGCGGCAAGCTGCCGGCGGCGACCGGCGGCTGGAACGACTGCGTGGACTCGGTCAACACGATGATCGGCGACCTCGTTCAACCGACCACCGAGGTCGCGCGGGTCATCGGGGCGGTGGCCAAGGGCGATCTCGGTCAGACCATGCAGCTCGAGATCGAGGGCCGCCCGCTGAGGGGCGAGTTCCTGCGCATCGGCAAAGTGGTCAATACGATGGTCGACCAGCTGAACTCCTTCGCGTCCGAGGTGACGCGCGTGGCGCGCGAGGTCGGCTCGGAAGGCAAGCTCGGCGGTCAAGCCCAGGTCAAGGGCGTCGGCGGGACCTGGAAGGATCTCACGGATAACGTGAACCTGATGGCGGCCAATCTGACGGGTCAGGTGCGCAACATCGCCGAGGTCACGACAGCCGTGGCTAACGGCGATCTGTCCAAGAAGATCACCGTCGACGTCAAAGGCGAGATCCTCGATCTGAAATCGACCATCAACACGATGGTGGATCAGCTGAACTCCTTCGCCTCCGAGGTGACCCGCGTCGCCAAGGAAGTGGGATCCGAGGGCAAGCTCGGCGGGCAGGCTCAGGTGAAGGGCGTCGGCGGCGTCTGGAAGGACCTGACCGACAACGTGAACATGATGGCCGAGAACCTGACAGGCCAGGTCCGCAACATCGCCGAGGTCACCACCGCGGTGGCGCGAGGCGATCTGTCCAAGAAGATCACCGTCGACGTCAAAGGCGAGATCCTGGCCCTGAAGCTGACCATCAACACGATGGTGGATCAGCTGAACTCTTTCGCCTCCGAGGTGACCCGCGTCGCGCGCGAGGTCGGCACGGAGGGTAAGCTCGGTGGTCAAGCCCAGGTCGAAGGTGTCGGCGGAACCTGGAAGGACCTCACCGACAACGTCAACATGATGGCGGCCAACCTCACCGGTCAGGTGCGCAACATCGCCGACGTGACCACCGCGGTGGCCAACGGCGACCTGTCCAAGAAGATCACCGTCGACGTGCGCGGCGAGATCCTAGAGCTCAAGAACACCATCAACACGATGGTGGATCAGCTGAACTCCTTCGCCTCCGAGGTGACACGCGTCGCCCGCGAGGTCGGCTCCGAGGGCAAGCTCGGCGGACAGGCCCAGGTGCGCGGCGTCGCCGGCACCTGGGCCGACCTGACCGACAACGTCAACCTCATGGCGGCCAACCTGACCGGTCAGGTCCGCAACATCGCCGACGTGACCACCGCGGTGGCCAACGGCGACCTGTCGAAAAAAATCACCGTCGACGTGAAGGGCGAGATCCTGGAGCTCAAGAACACCATCAACACGATGGTGGACCAGCTCAATTCCTTCGCCTCCGAGGTGACCCGCGTCGCCCGCGAGGTCGGCTCGGAGGGCAAGCTCGGTGGACAGGCGCGCGTCGAAGGCGTGGCGGGCACCTGGGCCGACCTGACCGACAACGTCAACCTGATGGCGGCCAATCTGACGGGTCAGGTGCGCAACATCGCCGACGTGACTACCGCGGTGGCCAACGGCGACCTGTCCAAGAAGATCACCGTCGACGTGAAGGGCGAGATCCTGGAGCTCAAGTCGACCATCAACACGATGGTGGATCAGCTGAACTCCTTCGCCTCCGAGGTGACCCGCGTCGCCCGCGAGGTCGGCACCGAGGGCAAGCTCGGCGGTCAGGCGCAGGTCAAGGGCGTCGGCGGCGTGTGGAAGGGCCTGACCGACAACGTCAATATGATGGCGGCCAATCTGACGGGTCAGGTGCGCAACATCGCCGAGGTCACCACCGCGGTGGCCAACGGCGACCTGTCCAAGAAGATCACCGTCGCCGTCGAGGGCGAGATCTTGGAACTCAAGTCGACCATCAACACGATGGTGGACCAGCTGAACTCCTTCGCCTCCGAGGTGGTCCGCGTTGCCCGCGAAGTCGGCATCGAAGGCAAGCTCGGCGGACAGGCCCAGGTGCGCGGCGTCGGCGGAACCTGGAAGGACCTCACCGACAACGTCAACATGATGGCGGCTAACCTCACCGGGCAGGTGCGTAACATCGCCGACGTGACCACCGCGGTGGCCAACGGCGATCTGTCCAAAAAGATCACCGTCGATGTGAAAGGCGAGATCCTGGAGCTCAAGTCGACCATCAACACGATGGTGGACCAGCTGAACTCCTTCGCCTCGGAGGTGACCCGCGTCGCCCGCGAGGTCGGCTCGGAAGGTAAGCTCGGCGGACAGGCTCAGGTGCGCGGCGTCGGCGGAACCTGGAAGGACCTCACCGACAACGTCAACATGATGGCCGCCAACCTCACCGGGCAGGTCCGCGGCATCGCCGACGTCGTCACCGCGGTGGCGCAGGGCGACCTCAAGCGGAAACTCTCGGTCGACGCCAAGGGCGAGATCGCCGCCCTGGCCGACACCGTCAACGAGATGATCGAGACGCTCGCCACCTTCGCCGATCAGGTCACCAACGTGGCCCGCGAGGTGGGTGTCGAGGGCAAGCTCGGCGGTCAGGCCCGGGTGCCGGGTGCCGCGGGCCTGTGGCGCGATCTGACGGACAACGTGAACCAGCTCGCGGCAAACCTGACGACCCAGGTGCGCGCCATCGCCGAAGTGGCCACCGCGGTGACGAAGGGCGACCTCGCGCGCTCGATCTCGGTCGAGGCCTCCGGCGAGGTCGCCTCGCTGAAGGACAACATCAACGAGATGATCCGCAACTTGCGGGACACGACCCTCAAGAACGCCGAGCAGGATTGGCTGAAGACGAACCTCGCCAAGTTCACGCGCATGCTGCAAGGGGAGCGCGACCTCGCCACCGTCTCGAACCTGATCCTGTCCGAGATCGCGTCGCTCGTGAACGCCCAGCGCGGCGTGTTCTACATGGTGGAGGATGAGGGCGGAGAACCGGTCCTTGACCTGATGGCGAGTTACGCCTTCACGGAGCGCAAGAACCTCTCGAACCGGTACCGCCTCCGTCAGGGTCTCGTGGGTCAATGCGCCTTCGAGAAGAAGCGCATCCTCCTCACCCACGTGCCCGGCGACTACATCACCATCGGCTCGGCTCTCGGCGAGGCGCCGCCCCTCAACATCATCGTGCTGCCGGTCCTATTCGAGCAGGAGGTCCGGGCGGTGATCGAGCTGGCCTCGTTCAACCGGTTCAGCGAGACGCATCAATCCTTCCTCGACCAGCTGACCGAGTCGATCGGCATCGTGCTCAACACGATCGCCGCCAACATGCGAACCGAGGGGCTCCTCAAGCAGTCGCAGCTCCTGACCGGCGAATTGCAGAGTCGGCAAGAGGAGCTCAAGAAGACGAACGATCGCCTGGAGCTGCAGGCTGCCTCGCTGCAGCAATCCGAGGACCTGCTCAAGAACCAGCGCGAGCGGCTGCAGCAGACCAACGAAGAGCTGGAGGAAAAGGCCCGGCTCCTCGAGATCCAGAAGCGCGAGGTCGAAGGCAAGAACCGCGAGGTCTCCATCGCCAAGACGGCCCTGGAGGAGAAGGCCGAGCAGCTGAGCCTGACCTCGCGCTACAAGTCACAGTTCCTGGCCAATATGAGCCACGAGTTGCGCACGCCGCTCAACAGCCTGCTGATCCTCTCGAAGCTTCTCTCCGAGAACCGGGACGGGAATCTGACCGACAAGCAGCGGGAATTCGCCAAGACCATCAACGCGGCCGGGACCGACCTCCTGTCGCTCATCAACGACATCCTCGATCTCTCCAAGATCGAGTCTGGGACGGTGTCGCTCGAAATCGGCGACGTGACGCTGCAGGACCTTGTCGAAAACCTCAACAGAACCTTCCGGCAGCTCGCGGAGGAGCGCCACCTCGCCTTCGTGATCGATGTCGAGCCGGGCCTGCCGCGCGCGGTGCGCACGGATTCGAAGCGCCTGCAGCAGGTTCTCCGGAACCTTCTCTCCAACGCCTTCAAGTTCACCGAGAAGGGCAGCGTCGCCCTCAAGATCGGCTCCGCGGAGGGGTCACCGCTGCGCGCCGGGAGCCAGTGGATGGCCCTGTCCGTCACCGATACCGGGATCGGCATCGCCGAGGACAAGCAGCGCATCATCTTCGAGGCCTTCCAGCAGGCCGACGGGACCACCAGCCGCAAATACGGCGGCACCGGCCTCGGCCTCGCGATTAGCCGCGAGATTGCCCGCCTGCTGGGCGGTGAGATCGTGGTGGAAAGCCGGATCGGTTCGGGCAGCACCTTCACCCTGTTCCTGCCCTTCGAACCGCCCGTTCAAACGGGAACGGGCCGCGCAGTGGAAATATCCGAGGGGAACGGGACCTCGGCGCTGATGGGCCGGCAGCCAAATGCCGCGATGGCGCTCTCGGCCTCGGCGGATGACCGTCATGCCATCCATCCGGGTGATCATATTGTGCTCATCGTGGAGGACGACGCGATGTTCGCCTCGGTGCTGCTGGAACTCGCGCGCGAGCGCGGGTTCAAGGGTTTGATCGCGCAGGATGGCGCCGGCGCGCTGAGCCTCGCCCACCGCTTCAAGCCGCACGCCATCACCCTCGATATCGGCCTGCCCGACATGGACGGCTGGGCCCTGCTCGACCTCCTGAAGAACGATCCGCGCACCCGGCACATCCCGATCCACGTCATCTCGGTCAACGACGAGAAGAAGCGCGGTCTGCGCGCGGGCGCCTTCGGCTTCCTGGAGAAGCCCGTGGAGCGGGAGGGCTTGCTGCGGGCGCTGGAGCGCTCGAAGGAGTTTATCACACGGCCGGTGCGCAACCTCCTGCTCGTCGAGGACGACGAGAACCAGCGCGCCAGCATCACGGCGCTCATGAGCGAGGAAGATGTCAAGATCTTCGGGGTTGGCACGGCCTCCGCTGCGCTGGAAGCGTTGACTGGCGGTCGGTTCGACTGCGCGATCATCGATCTCGGCCTGCCCGATATCGGCGGTTCCGAGCTGATCGAGCGGATCCGGGCCTCGCAGGAGGGCGAGGAGCTGCCGATCATCGTCTATACGGGCCGGGAGCTTACGGCCACCGAGGAGCAGCAGCTCAAGCAGACCGCCTCGGCGATCATTCTCAAGGATACGCGCTCGTCTGAGCGGCTCCTCGGCGAGACCGCTCTGTTCCTGCATCGCGCTATCGCCAGCGTTCCGGTCGACGAGCAGATCCGCGTCGAGCGGAAGGAGGTGGCGTCTCTCCAGGGGTGTCGCGTCATCCTGGTCGGCGACGACCTGCGCAACATCTTCTCGCTCACGAGCGCCCTTGAGCAGCATGGGCTGGAGGTCCTGTTCGCGGAGAACGGGCATGACGGCATCGAGCTGCTCAAGATTAACCCAAACATCGACGCGATGTTGATCGACATCATGATGCCCGGGATGGACGGCTACGAGACGATGCGGGCGATCCGAGCCCAGTCCAGCTTCCGGAGCTTGCCGCTCATCGCGGTGACCGCGAAGGCCATGAAGGGTGACCGCGAGAAGTGCCTTGAAGCGGGCGCGTCCGATTATGTCTCGAAGCCGATCGACATGGATCAGCTTCTCGCCGTGCTGCGCGTGCAACTGGCAAGGCGTGGGGAGGTCATGAACGGCGCCGCGCCGGTCCGCGGCGGCGCACATGACCTTGAACGGCAAACACAATGA
- a CDS encoding response regulator: MTDRLDFHPTGTGAAAEQLAALAGPDAIRAKILIVDDDQRNLLAASEILADPAIDLVLANSPEEALRRALREDFAVILLDVQMPRMDGYEVAALIRSRSRTSRVPILFLTAHNKDDMHIFRGYSAGAVDYVFKPIQPLVLKSKVDVFVDLYRKTEEIKRKAAAEKQLLLENLRVRGEKLEAEQALRRQAEHQAAVLRGLPIALYTSPLGVEDRRLHFTNDSIERITGFSREAFAKSSLWESRLEAEDRNRILAALRTVSEVGAVALEYRWRNADGTERHILDQIAVNCDESGTAVEHFGMWFDVTERKELELSLQHASKLEAVGRLTGGIAHDFNNMLSIVIGNLDLMKGSLQGNEKALRRVESAIEGAHRCAELTSRLLAFSRRSPLQPRELDFTSFIPGLIKLLERTLGERITISANVEPNLPEVCVDHAQLEAALINLAVNARDAMPDGGTLSICIQRRDAPAAGCVEDSSSVEIAVADSGTGMSPAILARVFEPFFTTKEAGKGTGLGLSMVYGFVQQSGGTISVDSSPDQGTRFIITLPALVSRTSTSQDIDPGMTAGTPNPINGAGKAVLVVEDDADVRSTVVSTLETLAFRVLSAQDGSEALRLLQMEANIALVFSDVNMPGATNGIELGHAIRQRWPQMPILLTSGYLREDQDTNGFELLQKPYRASDLVEMLRSLLSDSREDTTLD, encoded by the coding sequence ATGACGGACCGACTGGATTTCCATCCGACTGGTACGGGTGCTGCCGCCGAACAGCTCGCTGCGCTCGCCGGCCCGGATGCTATCCGAGCGAAAATCCTGATCGTCGATGATGATCAGCGCAATCTGCTCGCCGCCTCGGAGATTCTCGCTGATCCGGCGATCGACCTCGTCCTGGCAAACTCCCCGGAGGAAGCCCTGCGCCGGGCACTCCGGGAGGATTTCGCCGTGATCCTGCTCGACGTGCAGATGCCGCGCATGGACGGCTACGAGGTGGCCGCACTCATCCGCAGCCGCTCGCGCACGTCCCGTGTCCCGATCCTGTTCCTCACGGCGCACAACAAAGACGACATGCACATCTTCCGCGGCTACTCGGCGGGAGCAGTGGACTATGTGTTCAAGCCCATCCAACCTCTCGTGTTGAAATCGAAGGTCGACGTCTTCGTCGACCTGTATCGCAAGACCGAAGAGATCAAGCGCAAGGCGGCGGCTGAGAAGCAGCTGCTCCTTGAGAACCTGCGCGTGCGCGGTGAGAAGCTTGAGGCCGAGCAGGCGCTGCGCAGGCAGGCGGAGCATCAGGCCGCCGTGCTGCGCGGCCTTCCGATCGCGCTCTATACCTCACCGCTCGGCGTGGAAGACCGGCGGCTCCACTTCACGAACGACAGCATCGAGCGCATCACCGGCTTCTCGCGCGAGGCTTTCGCCAAATCCAGCCTCTGGGAGTCCCGCCTCGAAGCGGAAGACAGAAACCGCATTTTGGCCGCTCTGCGCACCGTCTCGGAGGTTGGCGCAGTAGCTCTGGAATATCGCTGGCGCAACGCGGACGGCACGGAGCGGCACATCCTCGACCAGATCGCGGTCAATTGCGACGAGAGCGGCACGGCGGTCGAGCACTTCGGGATGTGGTTCGACGTGACTGAGCGCAAGGAGCTTGAGCTCAGTTTGCAGCACGCCTCGAAGCTCGAGGCCGTCGGCCGTCTGACTGGCGGGATCGCCCACGACTTCAACAACATGTTGAGCATCGTGATCGGCAATCTCGACCTGATGAAGGGCTCGCTCCAGGGGAATGAGAAGGCGCTCCGTCGCGTCGAGAGTGCCATCGAGGGGGCGCATCGCTGCGCAGAACTCACCAGCCGTCTGCTGGCCTTCTCCCGGCGCTCTCCTCTCCAGCCAAGAGAGCTGGACTTCACGAGCTTCATCCCTGGCCTGATCAAGCTCCTCGAGCGCACGCTCGGCGAGCGGATCACGATCTCTGCGAACGTGGAGCCGAACCTGCCGGAAGTCTGCGTCGATCACGCCCAGCTCGAAGCCGCTCTCATCAACCTCGCTGTCAATGCGCGGGACGCGATGCCGGACGGAGGCACGTTGAGCATTTGCATCCAGCGTCGCGACGCACCTGCGGCCGGATGCGTGGAAGACTCAAGCTCCGTAGAAATTGCGGTCGCCGACTCGGGCACCGGGATGTCGCCCGCTATCCTCGCCCGTGTCTTCGAACCCTTCTTCACAACGAAGGAGGCTGGGAAGGGAACCGGCCTCGGTCTCAGCATGGTCTACGGCTTCGTACAGCAGAGTGGTGGAACTATCTCGGTCGACAGCAGCCCTGACCAGGGCACCCGATTTATTATCACGTTGCCCGCGCTGGTTAGCAGGACTTCTACGTCTCAGGACATCGATCCGGGGATGACTGCCGGAACGCCGAACCCGATCAACGGTGCCGGCAAGGCCGTGCTCGTCGTTGAGGATGACGCTGATGTTCGATCCACCGTTGTCTCAACCCTTGAGACGCTCGCGTTCAGGGTGCTCAGTGCGCAGGATGGGAGCGAGGCTTTGCGTCTCCTGCAGATGGAGGCGAACATCGCCCTCGTCTTTAGCGACGTGAACATGCCTGGTGCAACGAACGGCATCGAGCTTGGACACGCCATCCGTCAGCGATGGCCGCAAATGCCAATCCTGCTGACCTCTGGCTATCTCCGAGAAGATCAGGACACCAATGGCTTCGAGTTGCTGCAGAAGCCGTATCGCGCGAGCGATTTGGTTGAAATGTTACGGAGTTTGCTCAGCGACTCTCGCGAGGATACGACTCTCGACTGA